The genomic window AAAGACCTGCGAAATGGTAAGAACCATATATACCTGCAGCAAGAATTAATGTAGAAATTAAAGTAGATTCCATCCCAACAGAAAGACCACCAATGATGTTTGTTGCAGCACCAGTATCAGACTGTTGAATAATAGAATTAACTGGTTTACGCCCCATTGCAGTGTAGTACTCAGTAATAATACTCATACCAGCACCTACAGCCGAACCAACTAAAATAGCATAGAAAATATCCATGTTAGTAAACTCGTATCCGCGTATAACCATTGTCTCAGGCATCATCCAAGACACTATAAAATAAGAAGCAATTACTACAAAAACAACTGAAGACCAGTTACCTATGTTCAATGCTTTTTGTACATCTCCTTTTTCGTCAGAAATCTTAACGAACATTGTTCCTAAAATCGAGAAAACAACTCCAACACCGGCAATTACCATTGGTAAAAGAATTGGTGAAAGACCGCCAAAAGCATCACCTGATGCATCAATCTCACGACCTAAAACCATAGTTGCCAAAATTGTTGCTACATATGAACCAAATAAATCGGCTCCCATACCGGCAACATCACCTACATTATCACCAACGTTATCGGCGATAGTAGCAGGGTTACGAACATCATCCTCAGGAATACCAGCCTCAACTTTACCTACAAGGTCAGCACCTACATCGGCAGCTTTAGTATAAATACCTCCGCCTACACGGGCAAATAATGCAATAGATTCAGCTCCTAAAGAGAAACCTGTTAACACTTCTATAGCTACTTCTAGTCCGTGAGGATCTACAGTACCTCCAGTAGTAACAGCATACATGTGATAAAATACAATGAATAAACCACCAAGTCCAAATACTGCTAATCCTGCAACACCTAATCCCATTACTGTACCACCGGTAAAAGAAACTTTAAGCGCGCTAACTAAACTGGTACGAGCCGCTTGAGTTGTACGAACATTTGCTTTTGTAGCAATGTTCATTCCAAAATATCCCGCTGTAGCAGAGAATACTGCTCCAATAAGGAAAGAAATTGCAATTACCCAGTCAGAAGTCTCTACTAAAGTCCCTGACCATCCAAGTAACAATGCTGTAATAACGGCAAAGTATCCTAAAACTTTCCATTCTGCTTTCAAAAATGACATAGCACCCTCAGCAATATAAGTTGCCAGTTCCACCATGTTTTCTTCCCCTTTTTCTTGCTTTGTTACCCATGCCGACTTTATTGCCATTACAAGTAATCCTATCAGTCCAAATGCCGGGATAAGATAAAGTACATACGATTCCATATAAATCACTTACTATTTATTGTTTACAAACTTTGATTCAAGGCGCAAAAATAGAAAAAAACACAAGTTTGACACTCTTTTTAACATAAATATTGTAGTTCATATATTAGAAATATCTTTTTTCATAAAACTATTCGACAAATGTGGCTTTATATATTTTTCATCAACCTCCAGTCAGTCAATATCAAAATGATCTCGGACCAAAATAAAGCAGTAGTGTAATTATTCAGAGTGCAACAATAAATTTACCGGGGAAAAGTACGTTTCATCATTCTTAAAAAGTGCTCAGCCAATAATCTATCCATTTAACCGAAAATAAAAATCACAAGCAAAAAAAGGAAAATAATTTTCTTTTCTTTGCGATCACAAACAATAATTACATAATTATGAAGAGAATATTTGTTCTGATAATATCAGTAATAACCCTTTTGCCAACAGGAGCAAAAGCGGATGAGGGAATGTGGCTTCCGATGTTTATCGAGCGTCTTAACTACGTTGACATGCAAAATGAAGGATTGAAACTAACTCCGAAAGAGATATACGACGTAAACAATTCAAGTATTAAAGACGCCATTGTAAACTTTGGAGGTTATTGTACAGGAGAGGTGATTTCCGATCAGGGTCTGATTCTTACAAACCACCATTGCGGATACAGTACCATTGCTGAATTATCTACCGAGGAACACGATTACTTAACTGATGGTTTCTGGGCTCATGACAAGTCTGAAGAACTTAAACCAGAAAAACTTTTTGTTTCATTTCTTGTAAGAATGGAGGATGTGACTAATGATATCCAAAGTCAATTGGGAGATATTGACGAAAAGTCACGGGAAGAAAAAATAAAACAACTGAAGCAAGATATAATTAAACAAAAAACTGAAGGAACTAATTTTCGTGCAGAAATAAAAGACTTCTATAAAGGTAATGAGTTTTAT from Bacteroidota bacterium includes these protein-coding regions:
- a CDS encoding sodium-translocating pyrophosphatase, producing the protein MESYVLYLIPAFGLIGLLVMAIKSAWVTKQEKGEENMVELATYIAEGAMSFLKAEWKVLGYFAVITALLLGWSGTLVETSDWVIAISFLIGAVFSATAGYFGMNIATKANVRTTQAARTSLVSALKVSFTGGTVMGLGVAGLAVFGLGGLFIVFYHMYAVTTGGTVDPHGLEVAIEVLTGFSLGAESIALFARVGGGIYTKAADVGADLVGKVEAGIPEDDVRNPATIADNVGDNVGDVAGMGADLFGSYVATILATMVLGREIDASGDAFGGLSPILLPMVIAGVGVVFSILGTMFVKISDEKGDVQKALNIGNWSSVVFVVIASYFIVSWMMPETMVIRGYEFTNMDIFYAILVGSAVGAGMSIITEYYTAMGRKPVNSIIQQSDTGAATNIIGGLSVGMESTLISTLILAAGIYGSYHFAGLYGVAIAAAGMMATTAMQLAIDAFGPIADNAGGIAEMSQLPKEVRERTDILDAVGNTTAATGKGFAIASAALTALALFAAFMGVAGISSIDISKADVLAGLFIGGMIPFIFSSLAIAAVGRAAMAMVTEVRRQFKEIPGIMEYKAKPEYDKCVEISTEASIREMILPGAIALITPVIVGFTFGPEVLGGVLAGVTVSGVMMGIFQNNAGGAWDNAKKSFEAGVEINGKMEYKGSEAHHASVTGDTVGDPFKDTSGPSMNILIKLMSIVSLIIAPHIAVNDTHSTANLEEHVIRKEVKVIASEGVDYMTAELVTVETVDGKEVEKVEVIEGPKEEVLAKLKDRKVEVRNISLTKKNIEEKHEENHDEASHEE